AACCAGCATCAAGGCGTGAAAGCCCatcctattaaaaataaactattttagaACACCTTAGTTTTGGCATATAGGCAACAtgtaacaagaaaataaattcaaaatagAGAAGCCACAAGCTTACAATGCTATCAAAAACCTTCAACTCTAaacacatacatataaataaaaaggaatgatATTTTAAGGCTCTTGATTATTAAGTTAATAAATCAAATATACACAGtgattaataaaaaagaattatttacaTATCTATACAAACTTCTATTTTTGacacattttcctctttaaattcTTCATTTACCAGCAACTGCTGACAAGTTCCCCCCACCCGCCCCcaacaaaaatacaataaaaaaataaataataaacttatttttgaTAGTTGCTGTGGTTCCGAGCTGCAAAGGCACTTTCAAATACAGAACTAGTTGTACGTCACCATAAAACCAATATACAAAAAACTCAAAttcaataaatataaataaaatgtattattctAAAGAAACTGTAGAAATCGGGAcatctggcagaaaaaaaaaaaaaattaacaggaaGGAAGAGTAATAAGACTACGTAATACCTTATGAAACGTTGTTTCCATGATGTATCAGCTACAGCTGAATTGACACGAGGGCACTTTTGACTAGTTTTGCATAGATGTGAAATGCAGCACTTGGTATTCCAGCCAACCACAGCAACTATCATTGCCAGTGTAAGCCAGCTTGTCAAAACTTAAATTAACACAGGGATTCTAAGTAAATAATAGCCTTAGACTCAAATATTACACAACAGTTTAAGAACTACAAGCTCTTGAGTGCCTTTATACTGCTATTTAAAGGCCCTGCACGGCAGCACCCCTCTGTCTGCTATACGATGTACTCCATTCGGTTGAGGCTTTGTGCACTTTCCAAGTCTCTGTTGTCCTGTTTATTTGTCCAGTTCGGGTGTTTTGTCGGCGTGCTGTTGGGGggcttttcctctctgtctaCCAGAGTGTACGCTGGCTGCTTGGCGAAGCGGGCCTTCTGCTGGTGTTTGTCCATGTCGTCCTCCTCCACCTCTGAGTTGTGTGTCCTTATTTTGGCGATTTTAGAGTTTTTGTTTTCGTAGTCTTTAATGGGGACAGTATTTGCTCCGTGTTTCTCAATGGGGTTTTTTATCTGATTCAGCTGCTCCCGGACATTGTTGGTAGTGTTGTCGTCGGACACGGTGTGAGTGTggctgctctgctttctgcGCTTTCGAATGCACCAGTAGAAAACAGTTACCAGGCAGCAGATCCAGGCCACTGTTAGGACCGAGCTCAGTAACGGCACCAAGAAATCTGGAAGAGAGATGAGAGCAGTTAACCCTGCTGCAAACCAAGTGCTCCAGGCCAGGCTttctacagagaaaacaaatatcagGTCTTAAGCCTTGCTTTTTCACTGGGGTCCAGACAGTAACATAAGGATAATCCTGGCTCTTTTAGAACACAGGGTGTTTAGAGTGAGTTTAGGACTCTAAATATCGTCCTTTGGAAGTCATCCTTCCAAAATATCTTCCTTCCTGGACAAGTCATCCCACACAGGGTTCATTACACTGCCCTGCCACGGCTCCCAGCGCAGAGGGAGCATCTCCTGCCCTGAGGGCAATGGGCTCCCTACCCACTAGGGTCATTTCTCTCTCCACTGGTGGTGTCAGGAAGGTACCAGCGCCAGGCATGCACTATGTGGGCAGCCAATAACAGACACTGCCGACCTTAACATTTAATTCATGGCATCTGGACAGGGGCATCGCCAGGTAAATCCATGGCAGCGTTCAGAGCCAGGCACCACGACTTCACTAGCTTGCTTCTTCCTTATTTCTCCATGAAGAGggctgaagagcagcagccCTTTTCACAGGTTAGGCCGTTGTTGTAGAGCATTTTCAgaacttttaaacttttttttaagtaatacgCTCCTGGTGCAAAGCCTCCTTATTGTTCCCAGTTAACAGGGCCAAGAGGCAGAGATTCTCAGACTTGCTACAAATCTCAAAAGTGAGAAAAGCTTCACCTGCTTTGATCACAGTGAGCGTACGAGTTTGTGGAGACAAGGAACCGCttacctgttttgtttttaaccgGTCGCCGTTGTACTCTGACTTCCGCGACTGCAGCAATTAGCGTGTTATTACCATCGCGCTTACTGACAAGGTCAATAATCTTATCTGTGATGTCTTTGATTGGGTTTTCATCTTCCCCTATATCTTCTGCAGACTACAGAAGAAGTCATACAGTTAATGCCAAACGCCCGGTCAGATGCGTGGGTAATCTGCTACCTATAAACTTTCGCAACCAGTTAAGGCTCCCAGTACTTTTAATACTTAAACAAACCAGAAACATCAAAAAGCCCAGCTATGGGCAGGAACCAATCACGCAGAATTTCTGTCCCtttaaaaggaagacaaaaccCACCAACCCCACAGCACTGCTCGTGAGAGcataacagaaaaatgttttaccaCCCTCTTACAGTTGCCACCGGATGGTAGCTTTCAGGTACGCACGTGTAACCAGGATTTCTTCCCTGGTCTTAAAGGGAATTGGGATGGAAACTAAACCACAAGAAGTGCTGACAAAGCCAGGAATTACGGTTTTTATGAAATCCACATGTTGCACACAGAGCCAAGCAATTAACTActaagacatttaaaaatattccaggaATACTTACAATAGCAAcatgtatttcattatttgcCAAGTGTGAAGGCTCACAGGTAATATAGATGGAATATTCAACAGAAACATTCTTCAGAATATTCAGATTCCTCAATTCACTGCAAATGTGCTCAGTGGTAAGTCCCTGGAGGATACAAAAGAAgcgtttgggttttttaaaatatataagcacatgaacacagagagaaaataaagttgtttttttttgccctcAAATAAGAGTttaagggaagaggagggggaatTCCCTCCAAACCAGCTTTTGTTCTTCTCTGGACACAAAAGCATTTAGGGTAGAAGTCTATATATTATTCCTTCTatactttctgttttctttgatagTAACAAAGCGTCAGCTTTTACTCTACTCTTACTAGTCAAAAAAGCTGGGAAGCAAGCACGTGTGTGCTGCAGCACAGCGCGCTGTGTTCTCTACTTACTGGTGCCATCATTTCTTTATTAAAGGTGAAGGTGATGTTGGCGCAGTTGTCTTGGTAGTAAGAATCAGAATTGCATTTGGTCTTCACAGGCTGTTGATTCGAAGGCCAACATTCGCCCACTGCAGCACAAGGGTGAGTGAAACAGTGGTCGTCTTTAACGGGAACGCACGCATGTCCAGCTGGGCATTCGTTGTGACCTTTGGCATGTATGACACAAGGTCGAGGACCACACCAAACctagaagagaagaaataccAGTAAGTAACCACTGGTTACGGGACAGAAGACAGTATAACCCaaaccacagcagagctgtacCTTAGAACAGGTGACCTTTCCGTTCAAACACTGACAGGTATTACAGTCATCATCCCACTTCGCCCCATCTGGCATTACTCGGACGCTGGTAATGCAAGGCCTTCCTGTCACTGAAGAGAGATTGAACAGTGTTATAAACtacaacaggggaaaaaaaaaagtgtgtgtggtGGGGGAACCTTTCATAAGTTCATCTACACTTATCACTAAGTTTGCTTCTTCAATAAAGATACTTGCtgtaaaacaacaacaaataacCCTCCCCTAAAAACCCCATACAACCAGAAACCTGTTGCCATGCAATTATACAGCTCTTGCTACAAGTACTACAATCAGCTGTGACATCTGGAATACCTTCTTGGCACGCTGGACCACTACGACCTGGTGGGCAAATGCAACGGTACCCATTAATTTCATCTACGCATGTAGCTCCAAAGGCACAGGGTGAAGACTGGCATTCATTGATATCTATGAcggaaagagaggaaataaaagttaCTCCATAGTATCTCctattttgtcagaaaaaacaTCCCAGATTTGCCTGCTGGAGCTTTACGTTCATTTTCTAGTGTCTACTTGGAGACAGATTCTCATTAGCAGCACTGGTACAGTCTCAGAGCAAGTTCTTTGAAGTTTCTGCTGTGTGGCACTAAAAAAGATCAAAACCTGACCCCTATGGCTACTTAAGCTTTTCAAGGGCAAGGACACATTCCTTCTCACACAAACACACTTCCTCTCCTTTGACATACTCCAGTTCTGTCCCCCTACTAGATTCTTCAACTGATGACAGTTTTAAACCCCTTTCCAGTTGTATTGCTACTATGAAACTtctatttccatggctgttATTAAGTGCTAGTGTCCTCCTACctgtaattattattaaattacaGGGAAGCACATACATCACCTCAGGGCTTGTAGGTGGATTATTAATTGACAAGGTTTTTGGCTGGCACGCTTTCATCTCGGGACAAACCTATGCCACACAAACACCTTCTAACAGGGAAAAGACTATCCTGAAGGGCATTTGCCCACTCAGCTGAACCAAGAGGTTTCAGCTCCAGCTGAAGGGACTTCCaagatttctttcattttcagtgcaatTCCTGCCCTTCCCACACCTGCTACAGATCCAGGTATGGATACAGAAGGCACAGGACATCTATCATTAGTCTGATCTACCACTTAATTAAGATGATTGTCTCGCAACAAGATCCAAGGGAGACAAAGCTCAAGGTGGAGTGCCGTCGAAACACTTACTGATCCTGCAGTCAGGACCTGCAAAGCCTGGAGCACATTCACAGCGGTACCAGTTGTCTCCATCCACACAAGTGCCACTATTATAGCTATAAAGAAAAGTCATTATACACGTTAAAAAACTGCTACAGATAAAAAGAATCTAGAATTCtaaagcaaccaaaaaaaaaaaaagcaaaggataaAAGATAAACATTAAACTTACCAAGGATGAGGACTGCAGTCATTTGTGTCTgcaaagcaaagacagacaacATTAACTAGGCAGACTTTGGCTAATACAACTCTACTGTCAGTAAAGAATGATCAAACTTCCCCTAATGCCCAAGTTACACTTAGCTCAACTTTAACAAAAATATGCTGAAATTCTCTACTAAATTGATTCCAGGCTTCTACCACAAAATTTGTTAACTACATTGTGGAACACATGTACACAGGAAGAGATCCTTGTAAAGAATCTaacgggggaaaaaaatgtgtaagcagacagagctgctggtggaaAAAGAATGCGGGAGAAAACAAGACAACATCTGTCTCCACTTAGCTCATTTGCAACTTTCTCATGCCCAGGTCAAGGCTCTATCACATAAAGTCAATAAAAACAGAGATTCAGGTGATGCTAAAGCCTACATCAAACAAGCTTTCCCTTCTGGTTTCAATCTTGACTCCAAGGGCAACAGGATGAGCTAATGTTCTCATCATGCAACACTCTGGAAAAGTTCAAGCAGAGACGACTTACTCTGAGTACACGTGGGTCCTTCCCAGCCCTCCTTGCACACACAAGTAAAAGAATCCCCGCTGACTACGCAGGTACCACCGTTATGACAGGGGTTtggcaggcagctgctgttCCTTGCTGTAACAGAAACAAGATTTGCCGCTAAGTTGTTAGAAAGCCGTCAAAACAGAGCcaagaggaaaagctgaggtCACGGATTCAGAGCTGCATCTGCTTCCTGGTGATTATGCAGGGTATTTACCTATATTACAAGTGGCTCCTTCCCATCCTGCAGGACACATGCACTTGAAAGTGTCCCCCTCGTCATAACATGTTCCTCCATTGTTGCATGTTGCCTCATCGCACTGGCTGTCACCTGCGAAGAACCCAAACTATCCTTAATCCCAGTGCTTTCTTAATGCAATGCAACAAGTTTAAGCAGCCTAACAGAGCATGCCTGTTATGTTTTGGAAATGCTGAACTTACGGGAGTGGcaagtttttcctttccaccCATTTTTACATTCACAGAAGAAGTCGTTGACCAAGTCTCGGCAAGTTCCTCCATTGTGGCAAGGGTTTTTACTGCAGTCATTAATATCTAGATATGttaaggagagaaaataagctAAGCAGCGTTTATGGAATTAACAGACACTTAATGCTTGAAAGGTGCATGTCCCATCCCTAATTTTAGCCTGTGTTTCAATCATGGATTAAACACTGAAGTCAGTATTTTCAAGCTTTAAGCGCTGTCGCAGAGATGAAGAATACTCCACCACATTCCtccagtttgttttcattttgtttgccaTCTTGTGCCAGTAAACAAGAAGTGAAAAGGCCTCTTACATAAACTATCCTGTCAGTCAGAGGACAGGAGTTGGGCGCTCACTCCTGTTCCCGAGACAACAAAACACAAGCGTGATATGCAGATACGCCGTTCCTCAAGTGGTGTGTACTAGTGCTAAGGGTTTCTTACAGGAAGTTATCCAAAGGGTAGAGGAGAAAATTGCACAGGAGGAGAGACAGGTTCTACTCCCAGTCCAGCTTTGTAACTTGGGTTTAGTTCTGATTCAAAAGCCCAGTGGAAAAAGAGAGGACACTTGTCCTCTGCAGCCTTTGAAGCGGAGTTTATGTTGAATTGGCATTGGTCACTATCGTCTTAAAGACAGTACCAGCCATTCCTTCCTGATGTTCCTCCAGGATAACCATTCTTCAGCATGCAGAAAGAGAACTTACTTGCTTCACAATACGTTCCTTCCCATCCATCGCTACAAATACATTTGTAGGAGTTGATGCCATCAATACAAGTGCCACCATTTTTACAGGGGTTGCTCTCGCAGTCATTAATGTCTGCAGCAGTttggaggagaggggagcagggaaaagaaggaagtaaaaaaaaaaagaatcaaactaGAAGTACAGCTACTAGAAGTCATCTTATTGCAGACTATTTGATGCTACTTCCATTTCTAAGCCCCTTTTGAGAGGAAGGGGTATAAGCAAGATGAGAAATAGCTGAAAAATAGCGCACAAAGTGATGAGCCTGTCACTCAACAattactattaaaaaacaaaacaaaaaaaatcaggagtcCTTAAGATCCATGTTTAAACCCCACTATTAACTACCTCAGACCTTGTATacatgaagtttttaaaaacatacaattCAAGGCCAGAAAGGTCATTACTGTGAACTTTCCCCAAGGCCCAGCAAATTCCAATCTGCCTCGCCCAAGCGGGATATGAAAACTTAGAGCAGTTCCAAGGTTCAGTGTGTTACAAGAAAGAAACCTTCAAGCTGTCTGGGAGGAAAGGATGGCAGCTTTTCCCAAAAAGAGCAGGGGACAGTAAAACACAATCTGTTTTCAGCTCTTACTCTCATGACAGTAGGTGCCAGTAAATCCTTTGTTGCATTCACAGGTGAATTTTCCACCTGCTTGGCTCTTGCATTTTCCATGAGGACCACAGACATTTGAAGAAATATAACGAACCCCTTCTGGTGTG
This region of Nyctibius grandis isolate bNycGra1 chromosome 1, bNycGra1.pri, whole genome shotgun sequence genomic DNA includes:
- the JAG1 gene encoding protein jagged-1 — encoded protein: MRAPRRAAPAACSLVLLLALLGLRAKVSLASGQFELEILSMQNVNGELQNGNCCDGTRNPGDRKCTRDECDTYFKVCLKEYQSRVTAGGPCSFGSKSTPVIGGNTFNLKYNRNNEKNRIVIPFSFAWPRSYTLLVEAWDYNDNSTNPDRIIEKASHSGMINPSRQWQTLKHNAGVAHFEYQIRVTCAEHYYGFGCNKFCRPRDDFFTHHTCDQNGNKTCLEGWMGPECNKAICRQGCSPKHGSCTIPGECRCQYGWQGQYCDKCIPHPGCVHGTCIEPWQCLCETNWGGQLCDKDLNYCGTHPPCLNGGTCSNTGPDKYQCSCPEGYSGQNCEIAEHACLSDPCHNGGSCLETSTGFECVCAPGWAGPTCTDNIDDCSPNPCGHGGTCQDLVDGFKCICPPQWTGKTCQLDANECEGKPCVNANSCRNLIGSYYCDCITGWSGHNCDININDCRGQCQNGGSCRDLVNGYRCICSPGYAGDHCEKDINECASNPCMNGGHCQDEINGFQCLCPAGFSGNLCQLDIDYCEPNPCQNGAQCFNLAMDYFCNCPEDYEGKNCSHLKDHCRTTPCEVIDSCTVAVASNSTPEGVRYISSNVCGPHGKCKSQAGGKFTCECNKGFTGTYCHENINDCESNPCKNGGTCIDGINSYKCICSDGWEGTYCEANINDCSKNPCHNGGTCRDLVNDFFCECKNGWKGKTCHSRDSQCDEATCNNGGTCYDEGDTFKCMCPAGWEGATCNIARNSSCLPNPCHNGGTCVVSGDSFTCVCKEGWEGPTCTQNTNDCSPHPCYNSGTCVDGDNWYRCECAPGFAGPDCRININECQSSPCAFGATCVDEINGYRCICPPGRSGPACQEVTGRPCITSVRVMPDGAKWDDDCNTCQCLNGKVTCSKVWCGPRPCVIHAKGHNECPAGHACVPVKDDHCFTHPCAAVGECWPSNQQPVKTKCNSDSYYQDNCANITFTFNKEMMAPGLTTEHICSELRNLNILKNVSVEYSIYITCEPSHLANNEIHVAISAEDIGEDENPIKDITDKIIDLVSKRDGNNTLIAAVAEVRVQRRPVKNKTDFLVPLLSSVLTVAWICCLVTVFYWCIRKRRKQSSHTHTVSDDNTTNNVREQLNQIKNPIEKHGANTVPIKDYENKNSKIAKIRTHNSEVEEDDMDKHQQKARFAKQPAYTLVDREEKPPNSTPTKHPNWTNKQDNRDLESAQSLNRMEYIV